TTTATATACCTGATTTTTGCACTGGTTATTTTCATCACCACCTTTAATCTTGCCGGAGCTATCATTATCTTACAGCTTGATAAAAAAGAACAGGCAAAATCTCTTATTTCATTAGGCTTTCCTTTAAGTCACCTGAGAATGACCTACTTCTATACGGGACTTCTTATTGTAATTTCCGGAGTGATTACCGGTTTAATTTGCGGAACCGCATTATGTTACTTTCAGTTGTATACGGAATTCTTCAGAGCCAACGACGTGCTTCCTTTCCCGGTAAAAATTGTAGGAAAAAACTACTTTATCGTTGCTCTTACTGCATCTGTATTTGGAATTACAATCTCTTGGTTCTTTTCCAAGATCAGCAAAGAGTATATTACTAAAAATTAATATACCAAGTTTACACATTTAACATCAAAAACCCTTTTACGCTTCATTTTTTTGTACCTTTACGCCCCAATTTTAAAAAAATGAAACGAATTTTATCTTTTTTCCTATTAAGCTTTGCATTCATTAATGCATTTGCACAGGCACCTGCTGGTTATTATAATGCAGCTAACGGTTTAACGGGAGCTCCCCTTAAAACGGCACTGAAAGGCATTATTACTTCAGGTCACCAAGACAAAGGGTATGGAGGCTTATGGACAGGCTATTACACAACCGATCGTGATACAAACACAAATTTTGAAAACGATGGTACAGTACTAGACATTTACTCTGAGAATCCAAATGGACCAGATCCTTATAACTATACTATAGGTACAAACCAATGCGGAACATACGTTAACGAAGGTAAATGTTATAACAGAGAGCATATAATTCCTCAAAGTTTATTCAATCAAGCTTCACCAATGGTTGCAGATATTCACTTTATCCGTCCTACTGATGGGAAGGTAAATGGGATGAGATCTAATTATCCTTTTGGTAAAGTAGGATCTGCTACTTATACTTCACAGAATGGTTCTAAGCTAGGAAATTCAACTTCTCCGGGCTATGGCGGAACAGTATTTGAACCTATTGATGCTTTCAAAGGAGATGTAGCCCGAATGATCTTTTATTTTGTAACAAGATATGAAGATAAGCTTTCTACGTTCAGTAGTGGTGATATATTAGGTAGCTCCTCATTTCCAGGTTTGCAGGCGTGGGAACTTCAGCAACTTTTAGCATGGAATGCAATGGACCCTGTATCTCCTGAAGAAATAAACAGAAATAACGCAGCCTTCACATTCCAGGGGAATAGAAACCCATTCATTGATAATCCCGCTTATGTAGATTTAATCTGGGCTACCGCAATTGATAACCAAGCTCCTACAGCACCTACCAATTTAGCCACAAACACTCCAACTTCAAATTCTATTTCATTAAGTTGGACTGCATCTACAGATAATGTTGGAGTAACAGGTTATGATATTTATGTAAATAATACATTTAAATCTACTGTATCCGGAACATCAACTACAGCTACAGTATCCGGATTATTACCTCTTACCCAATATTCATTCTATGTAATTGCTAAAGATGCATTTGGAAATAATTCCCCACAAAGTAATATTGCAACAGGAACTACCCTTGACGGACCCGTAAACGTAGGAAACTGTGGTGATGAGAACTTTAGTAATATTCCGGCAAATGCAAGTGACTATAAAACCAGAACATGGACAAACAATAATGTAAGCTGGACAGCAACCTTTGCAAGAACAGACCAAACTATTAATGGTAAAGCAATAACAATTCAAGGAGGTGATCTAACTAGCTCCAACGTACCTGGCGGAGTTCAGACATTAACCGTAACTACTCAACTTAAATTCAGTGGATCAGATGGCAACCTGAATGTTTTTGTCAATGATAATTTAGTAGGAACAGTCCCTTACAGCGTAACAGCAACAACAACACCAATCAATGTGAATGTTACAGGAAACGCTGTTATTAAAATCGTAAACCCTAGCAACAATAACAGAGTGGCAATAGATGATCTTAAATGGACTTGCTACAACGGATCGCTGGCAACTTCTGAAACGAAGAAAGACAAAGCAGAGTTCACCATCTACCCTAACCCGGTAAGAAACAATGAACTGTTTGTAAAAGGGGAAAACCTTACCAAAATTTCAAAAGCTCAAATCTATGATCTTTCAGGAAAAGTAATTGAAACGATTGCCAATCCTTTTAAAAATTCAAATAAAATCAATCTTAAAGGATTAGTAAAAGGAACATACATCTTAAAAACAGATAATTTCTCTACTAAATTTATTGTAGAATAATTATTATAAAATATTTCAAACTAAAGGCCGGATTTATCCGGTCTTTTTTTATAATTTTGATGTATGGATTCCAATAAAAAATTAGGATTGATAGGACGAAATATTTCCTATTCCTTTTCTAAAAAATTCTTCGAAAATAAGTTCCAAAAGCTTATGCTTAAAGGTTTTTCCTATGATATTTTTGACCTGAGTGAAATCAATGAAGTAGAAAACCTTTTTTCCTCACCTGAGTTATTAGGTTTTAATGTTACCATTCCTTATAAAGAACAGATCATTAGTTATCTTGACGAATTAAGTGATGAAGCTGAAAAAATTGGTGCCGTGAACTGTGTTTTAATTCAAAACGGTAAAAAAACCGGTTACAATACGGATGCTTTCGGTTTTGAAAAGACACTTCTTCTTCACAAAAAATCATCGCAGGATAAAGCTTTGATCTTAGGAAACGGTGGAGCAGCAAAAGCAGTAAAGTATGTCTTGGATAAACATAATATTCCATCACAAACCATTTCTAGAAGTACGGAAATCAATTTTGAAAACCTTGATAAGGAAACTGTACGGGAACACAAAATTATTATTCAATGTACACCGGTAGGTACTTTTCCGAATGTTGAAGATTGCCTGGCTTTTCCTTTTGATGCGCTTTCCCCGGAACATTTAGTTATTGATTTAATTTACAACCCCAACTATACGCAATTTATCATCAATGCTTCCGAAAAAGGAGCAAAAACAGTAAACGGTTATTATATGCTTGAACAGCAAGCAGAAAAAGCTTGGGAAATTTGGAATTTTTAAAAAAAATAACATAAATTAGTACTTTAATTGGCCTTACAGCTATATTTGAAGGATATTAACGCCACTCACATAAAAGATTTGCTATGACTACAGAAAACAATCTTTCTGAAAACGAAGAAAAGAAAAATCCTAACGAAGTACCACAGGAGACATCGGAAAACACAGTTTCTCATGATGCCCATCCTCATGGAGATGATGCTGAACACCTGGAAGAACATGAAGATGTTGAGATTTCTCTGGCTGATGCCCTGAAAGAAATGGAAAAAATCATCAACGCGCCTAACGCCGGTGAAAACTCCAAAAGATTCAATCAGCTAAAAGAAAAAGCAAGTCATCACATCCATGATGAAGTGGAAGATAAAAAGCACGAGTTTGCAGAAGCTGGAAATGCTACTGAAACCTTTAGTTATGAGCATCCTTCACAAGCTAAACTCTCTGCTTTAATCAATATTTTCAGAGAAAAGCATGATCAATTCCAAAAAGGACAGGAAGAAGAACAGAAGAAAAATCTGGAACACCGTCAAACTATTATTGAAAGATTAAAAAATCTATATACCAATTCAGAACCTGGAGTCAATCTTTTCAAATCCATTCGTGAGATCAAAGAAGAATGGTCAAAAGCCGGACAGGTTGCTAAATCTGAATTCAAAATTCTTAACAATAATTATTTCCACCATCTGAATCAATTTTATCAAATGCTGGATCTGAATAAAGAATTTTTGGAGCAGGAATACAGCCACAACCTTGAAAAAAGACAACATATCATTGCCCGTGCTCAGGAATTGGAGAATGAACCCGTTATCCAAAAGGCTTTAAATGAACTTCAGTATCTTCATAAACTTTGGAAAGAAGAAGCAGAACCTGTAGCAGAAGAATTCCGTGAAAAAACATGGGAAGAATTCAAAGAGATTTCCAATAAAATTCACGAAAGAAAATCTGAACTTTCAGCGTCTATTGAAAAAGAACAGGCTGTCAATCTTGAAAAGAAGACTCAGATTATCGCTGAAATCAAAAAACTTTCAGAACCTTCTGAAACGCCTAACCATAATTACTGGCAGAACGCTATCAAAAGAGTTGAAGATCTTCGTTCCGATTTCCTGAAAACAGGAAGTGTTCCAAGAAAACTTTCCAACCAGAACTGGAATGATTTCAAAACAACCCTTAGAGGATTTAATACAACAAAAAACAACTATTATAAATCTTTAAAAGGTTCTCAGCAGGCTAATCTGGAAGAAAAACTAAAACTGATCCAAACTGCTCAGGACAATCAGAATAACGAAGAGTGGGATATCGCTGTTCCATTGTTCAAAAAGCTTCAGGAAGACTGGAAAAAAATCGGGCATGTTCCAAAGAGCATGACCAATAAAATCTGGGATGAATTCCGTGACGCTTGTAATGCATTCTTTAACAATTACAGAGAAAAGAGCAATACTTCTACCGATAACTGGAAAGAAAACTACAAGAATAAAAAAACTCTTCTTGACGAATTGAAATTGGTTTCCAACGATGAAGGAAGTATTGAAAAAATCGAAGCCATTAAAACAGCGTGGAATACCATTGGAAAAGTTCCAAGAGATAAAATTTCAATCAATTCTGAGTTCAATAAGACTCTAAGAGAGAAATTGAAGATCAATAAGATCAATGAACTTGAATTGAAAGAAGAAGGATTATCTGAAAATCAGCTTACCGACAAGGCAAGAAAAATCAAAAATCAGATTTCTGATCTTGAAGCTGAAATCGTTAAGCTTGAAAATAACCTTTCGTTCTTTAATAAACCATCAAGAGAGAATCCTCTGTTAAGAGATACTTACAACACTATTGATGAAAAGAAAGCTCATCTTGAAACTTTAAAGCAAAATCTTCACAGCATTATTGCCGGAGAATAAATCTTAACAAAATAAATAAGGGCGGAGCAAAGCAATTTGTCTTCGCTTTTTCTTTTTATAAATATGAATAACGACGAACTATATATTTCAAGATGTATTGAGCTAGCTCAAAAAGCGCTTGGCAAAACCTATCCTAACCCTCTTGTTGGAAGTGTAATTGTTCACAACGGTAAAATCATTGGGGAAGGATACCATCACAAAGCAGGGGAAAACCATGCAGAAATCAATGCGATCAATTCAGTGGAAGATAAAACCCTGATTCCAGAATCAACGATTTATGTTTCATTAGAACCCTGTGCTCATTATGGGAAAACTCCTCCATGTGCTTTAAAAATTAAAGAATTAGGCTTTAAAAAAGTAGTCATTGGTGCTATGGATTCTCATGATAAGGTCAATGGAAAAGGAAAAAAGATCATTCAGGATGCAGGAATAGAAGCTGTTTCAGGAATTCTTGAAAAAGAATGTATCGAACTGAATAAAAGATTTTTTACCTATCATGAACAGAAAAGACCTTACATCATCCTAAAATGGGCAGAATCTGGGGATGGATTCTTAGATAAAGATTTTAAGCCAACTGCTATTTCTAATGCTTTGGTCAACCAATTCGTCCACCAGCTTAGAGCAGATGAACACGCTATTCTGGTAGGAACACAAACAGCTTTAGCCGATAATCCAAGTCTCACTGTAAGAAACGTTGAAGGAACTCATCCTGTTCGTATTTTAATTGATTTTGATCTGAAAGTTCCGAATGACTTTAAGATTTACAACAACGAAGCCAGAACAATAGTTTTAAATACTGTAAAAGAAGAAACAGAAGGTCATATCCAGTTTATTAAAATTAAAAAAGACAACTTCCTGCCTGATTTGATGGGAGCTTTATATAAAGAACAGATTCAATCTATTATTATTGAAGGAGGCCGCTTTACACTACAACAATTCATTGATGCTGGTCTTTGGGACGAAGCCATCGTCATTAAAAATGAAAATCTAAAATTAGAAAACGGGACAGAAACCCCAGAATTCAGGCATTTTCCTTACAAAACAGAAAACTACAGAGATAATACCATTTCCTTTTTTA
This Chryseobacterium sp. G0162 DNA region includes the following protein-coding sequences:
- a CDS encoding endonuclease, which encodes MKRILSFFLLSFAFINAFAQAPAGYYNAANGLTGAPLKTALKGIITSGHQDKGYGGLWTGYYTTDRDTNTNFENDGTVLDIYSENPNGPDPYNYTIGTNQCGTYVNEGKCYNREHIIPQSLFNQASPMVADIHFIRPTDGKVNGMRSNYPFGKVGSATYTSQNGSKLGNSTSPGYGGTVFEPIDAFKGDVARMIFYFVTRYEDKLSTFSSGDILGSSSFPGLQAWELQQLLAWNAMDPVSPEEINRNNAAFTFQGNRNPFIDNPAYVDLIWATAIDNQAPTAPTNLATNTPTSNSISLSWTASTDNVGVTGYDIYVNNTFKSTVSGTSTTATVSGLLPLTQYSFYVIAKDAFGNNSPQSNIATGTTLDGPVNVGNCGDENFSNIPANASDYKTRTWTNNNVSWTATFARTDQTINGKAITIQGGDLTSSNVPGGVQTLTVTTQLKFSGSDGNLNVFVNDNLVGTVPYSVTATTTPINVNVTGNAVIKIVNPSNNNRVAIDDLKWTCYNGSLATSETKKDKAEFTIYPNPVRNNELFVKGENLTKISKAQIYDLSGKVIETIANPFKNSNKINLKGLVKGTYILKTDNFSTKFIVE
- a CDS encoding shikimate dehydrogenase family protein, with product MDSNKKLGLIGRNISYSFSKKFFENKFQKLMLKGFSYDIFDLSEINEVENLFSSPELLGFNVTIPYKEQIISYLDELSDEAEKIGAVNCVLIQNGKKTGYNTDAFGFEKTLLLHKKSSQDKALILGNGGAAKAVKYVLDKHNIPSQTISRSTEINFENLDKETVREHKIIIQCTPVGTFPNVEDCLAFPFDALSPEHLVIDLIYNPNYTQFIINASEKGAKTVNGYYMLEQQAEKAWEIWNF
- a CDS encoding DUF349 domain-containing protein — its product is MTTENNLSENEEKKNPNEVPQETSENTVSHDAHPHGDDAEHLEEHEDVEISLADALKEMEKIINAPNAGENSKRFNQLKEKASHHIHDEVEDKKHEFAEAGNATETFSYEHPSQAKLSALINIFREKHDQFQKGQEEEQKKNLEHRQTIIERLKNLYTNSEPGVNLFKSIREIKEEWSKAGQVAKSEFKILNNNYFHHLNQFYQMLDLNKEFLEQEYSHNLEKRQHIIARAQELENEPVIQKALNELQYLHKLWKEEAEPVAEEFREKTWEEFKEISNKIHERKSELSASIEKEQAVNLEKKTQIIAEIKKLSEPSETPNHNYWQNAIKRVEDLRSDFLKTGSVPRKLSNQNWNDFKTTLRGFNTTKNNYYKSLKGSQQANLEEKLKLIQTAQDNQNNEEWDIAVPLFKKLQEDWKKIGHVPKSMTNKIWDEFRDACNAFFNNYREKSNTSTDNWKENYKNKKTLLDELKLVSNDEGSIEKIEAIKTAWNTIGKVPRDKISINSEFNKTLREKLKINKINELELKEEGLSENQLTDKARKIKNQISDLEAEIVKLENNLSFFNKPSRENPLLRDTYNTIDEKKAHLETLKQNLHSIIAGE
- the ribD gene encoding bifunctional diaminohydroxyphosphoribosylaminopyrimidine deaminase/5-amino-6-(5-phosphoribosylamino)uracil reductase RibD; this translates as MNNDELYISRCIELAQKALGKTYPNPLVGSVIVHNGKIIGEGYHHKAGENHAEINAINSVEDKTLIPESTIYVSLEPCAHYGKTPPCALKIKELGFKKVVIGAMDSHDKVNGKGKKIIQDAGIEAVSGILEKECIELNKRFFTYHEQKRPYIILKWAESGDGFLDKDFKPTAISNALVNQFVHQLRADEHAILVGTQTALADNPSLTVRNVEGTHPVRILIDFDLKVPNDFKIYNNEARTIVLNTVKEETEGHIQFIKIKKDNFLPDLMGALYKEQIQSIIIEGGRFTLQQFIDAGLWDEAIVIKNENLKLENGTETPEFRHFPYKTENYRDNTISFFKSK